Proteins from a genomic interval of Panthera uncia isolate 11264 chromosome C1 unlocalized genomic scaffold, Puncia_PCG_1.0 HiC_scaffold_4, whole genome shotgun sequence:
- the AMPD2 gene encoding LOW QUALITY PROTEIN: AMP deaminase 2 (The sequence of the model RefSeq protein was modified relative to this genomic sequence to represent the inferred CDS: deleted 1 base in 1 codon), with amino-acid sequence MWQSQAQLVRLRLPPAISAARAMASNPSGAGSPKAKYPFKKLASLQASSAVPEARGGLGAPPLQSARSLPGPAPCLKHFPLDLRTSMDDKCKEIAEELFSRSLAESELRSAPYEFPEESPIEQLEERRQRLERQISQDVKLEPDILLRAKQDFLKTDSESDFQLFKEQSEGQGDRGLRDRDVVLEREFQRVTISGEEKCGVPFTDLLDAAKSVVRALFIREKYMALSLQSFCPTTRRYLQQLAEKPLETRTYEQGPDTPVSADAPVHPPALEQHPYEHCEPSTMPGDLGLGLRMVQGVVHVYTRREPDDHCSEMELPYPDLQEFVADVNVLMALIINGPIKSFCYRRLQYLSSKFQMHVLLNEMKELAAQKKVPHRDFYNIRKVDTHIHASSCMNQKHLLRFIKRAMKWHLEEIVHVEQGREQTLREVFESMNLTAYDLSVDTLDMHADRNTFHRFDKFNAKYNPIGESVLREIFIKTDNRVSGKYFAHIIKEVMSDLEESKYQNAELRLSIYGRSRDEWDKLACWAVKHKVHSPNVRWLVQVPRLFDVYRTKGQLANFQEMLENIFLPLFEATVHPASHPELHLFLEHVDGFDSVDDESKPENHVFNLESPLPEAWVEEDNPPYAYYLYYTFANMAMLNHLRRQRGFHTFVLRPHCGEAGPIHHLVSAFMLAENISHGLLLRKAPVLQYLYYLAQIGIAMSPLSNNSLFLSYHRNPLPEYLSRGLMVSLSTDDPLQFHFTKEPLMEEYSIATQVWKLSSCDMCELARNSVLMSGFSHKVKSHWLGPNYTKEGPEGNDIRRTNVPDIRVGYRYETLCQELALITQAVQSETLETILEEAGVTTSPGPQ; translated from the exons atgtggcagagccaggcccAGCTGGTGCGGCTCAGACTCCCCCCCGCCATCTCCGCGGCGCGAGCCATGGCATCCAACCCATCTGGCGCCGGCAGTCCCAAGGCCAAATATCCCTTTAAGAAGCTGGCCAGCCTGCAGGCCTCCTCTGCAGTACCAG AGGCtcggggtgggctgggggccccTCCGCTGCAGTCTGCCCGATCCCTGccaggccctgccccctgcctcaaGCACTTCCCACTCGACCTACGCACGTCTATGGATGACAAATGCAAGGAGATTGCCGAG gAGCTGTTCAGCCGCTCCCTGGCTGAGAGCGAGCTCCGTAGTGCCCCGTACGAGTTCCCTGAGGAGAGCCCCATTGAGCAGCTGGAGGAGCGGAGGCAGCGCCTGGAGAGGCAGATCAGCCAGGATGTCAA GCTGGAGCCAGATATCCTGCTTCGGGCCAAGCAAGATTTCCTGAAGACAGACAGTGAATCAGACTTCCa GCTCTTCAAGGAGCAGAGCGAGGGGCAAGGTGACCGGGGCCTGCGGGACCGAGACGTGGTGCTAGAGCGGGAATTTCAGCGGGTCACCATCTCCGGCGAGGAGAAGTGTGGG GTGCCATTCACAGACCTGCTGGATGCAGCCAAGAGTGTGGTGCGGGCACTTTTTATCCGGGAGAAGTACATGGCCCTGTCACTGCAGAGTTTTTGCCCTACCACCCGGCGGTATCTGCAGCAGCTGGCTGAGAAGCCTCTGGAGACACGGACCTATGAGCAGGGCCCTGACACCCCTGTGTCTGCTG ATGCCCCGGTGCAC CCCCCTGCGCTGGAGCAGCACCCATATGAGCACTGTGAGCCGAGCACCATGCCTGGGGACCTGGGTTTGGGTCTGCGCATGGTGCAGGGCGTGGTGCACGTCTACACCCGCAGGGAACCTGATGATCA TTGCTCAGAGATGGAGCTGCCATACCCTGACCTGCAGGAATTTGTGGCAGATGTCAATGTGCTCATGGCCCTGATTATCAATGGCCCCAT AAAGTCCTTCTGCTACCGTCGGCTACAGTACCTGAGCTCCAAGTTCCAGATGCACGTGCTGCTCAACGAGATGAAGGAGCTGGCCGCCCAGAAGAAGGTTCCACACCGAGACTTTTACAACATCCGCAAG GTGGACACGCACATCCACGCCTCGTCCTGCATGAACCAGAAGCACCTGCTGCGCTTTATCAAACGGGCGATGAAGTGGCACCTGGAGGAGATCGTGCACGTGGAGCAGGGCCGCGAGCAGACGCTGCGGGAGGTCTTTGAGAGCATGAATCTCACTGCCTATGACCTGAGTGTGGACACGCTGGACATGCACGCG GACAGAAACACCTTCCATCGCTTTGACAAGTTCAATGCCAAATACAACCCCATTGGGGAGTCTGTCCTCCGAGAGATCTTCATCAAAACCGACAACAGGGTCTCTGGAAAGTACTTTGCCCACATTATCAAG GAGGTGATGTCAGACCTGGAGGAGAGCAAATACCAGAACGCGGAGCTGCGACTCTCCATCTATGGGCGCTCAAGGGACGAGTGGGACAAGCTGGCCTGTTGGGCCGTGAAGCACAAAGTACACTCCCCCAACGTGCGCTGGCTCGTGCAAGTGCCCCGCCTCTT TGACGTGTACCGTACCAAGGGCCAGCTGGCCAACTTCCAAGAGATGCTGGAGAACATCTTCCTGCCACTGTTTGAGGCCACTGTGCACCCTGCCAGCCACCCCGAGCTGCACCTCTTCTTGGAGCAC GTGGATGGCTTTGACAGTGTGGATGATGAGTCTAAGCCCGAGAATCACGTCTTCAACCTGGAGAGTCCTCTCCCCGAGGCTTGGGTGGAGGAGGACAATCCACCCTATGCCTACTACCTGTACTACACCTTTGCCAACATGGCCATGCTGAACCATCTGCGCAG GCAGAGGGGCTTCCACACATTTGTGCTGAGGCCGCACTGTGGGGAAGCCGGGCCCATCCACCACCTGGTGTCGGCCTTCATGCTGGCGGAGAACATCTCTCACGGGCTGCTTCTGCGTAAG GCCCCAGTCCTGCAGTACCTGTATTACCTGGCCCAGATTGGCATCGCCATGTCCCCACTCAGCAATAACAGCCTCTTCCTCAGCTATCACCGGAACCCGCTGCCTGAGTACCTGTCTCGTGGTCTCATGGTCTCGCTGTCCACTGACGATCCCCTGCAGTTCCACTTCACCAAG GAGCCACTGATGGAGGAATATAGCATCGCTACCCAGGTGTGGAAGCTCAGCTCCTGCGACATGTGTGAGCTGGCACGCAACAGTGTGCTCATGAGCGGCTTCTCCCACAAG GTGAAGAGCCACTGGCTGGGACCCAACTATACCAAGGAGGGCCCTGAGGGCAATGATATTCGCCGTACGAACGTGCCGGACATCCGTGTGGGCTACCGCTATGAGACCTTGTGCCAGGAGCTGGCGCTCATCACGCAGGCTGTCCAGAGTGAGACGCTGGAGACCATCCTGGAGGAGGCTGGTGTCACCACAAGCCCGGGGCCTCAGTGA